The sequence CTGCAACCGTGAGTCAGCTTGCTCAAACGAAACCGAGTTATGCTCAAAGTGGAGAAATTAATCTTTATTCATCCCGTCACTACGATACGGATGAACTGCTTTATAAGAATTTCACCGACCAAACTGGGATTCGTGTCAATATCCTAGAAGGGAATGCCGATGAGTTGATTTCTCGGATTAAAAATGAAGGACGCAACAGTCCTGCGGATCTTTTAATTACGGTTGATGCTGCGCGTTTGTGGCGGGCGGAAGAAGCGGGGATTTTTTCCCCTGTCTCTTCTGAGATTTTAGAGGGAAGTATTCCGCCGAATCTTCGTCATCCAGAAGGCTTGTGGTTTAGTTTGACGAAGCGGGCGCGGGTGATTTTGTATAACAAGAGTCAGGTTGATCCGTCTGAGTTATCCACTTATGAAGATTTAGCTTCTCCTAAATGGCGCGATCGCGTGGCGATTCGGTCGTCTAATAATGTTTATAATCAGTCTCTGGTTGCGTCTCTGATTGCAAACTTAGGAGAAGAAGCAACAGAAAAC comes from Halothece sp. PCC 7418 and encodes:
- a CDS encoding Fe(3+) ABC transporter substrate-binding protein; its protein translation is MKFTRRFFIGAGTATAAATVSQLAQTKPSYAQSGEINLYSSRHYDTDELLYKNFTDQTGIRVNILEGNADELISRIKNEGRNSPADLLITVDAARLWRAEEAGIFSPVSSEILEGSIPPNLRHPEGLWFSLTKRARVILYNKSQVDPSELSTYEDLASPKWRDRVAIRSSNNVYNQSLVASLIANLGEEATENWCRGLVQNLARPPRGGDMDQIKAAASGIADLAVANTYYFARFAPGRSASNPAIFNRIGVFFPNQNGRGTHVNVSGGGVIKTAPNREGAIRFLEYLVSPPAQAIFAQSNSEYPVVPNVPLDPVIARFGDFKEDQVNVSQLGKNNPLAVKVMDRAGWA